The region CGGGCGTTCTGGGCATCGGCATGCTGCTCGATCTCGCGGGCAACGACCGCTATGAAGCACATTCCTTCACCCAGGGCTGTGGCCGCTTCGGTATCGGCGTGCAGTACGACGCCGAAGGGGACGACGAGTATTTCAGCCAGGGCTTCAGCCAGGGCGCGGGCCTGTACGGCATCGGTGTGCTGCTCGATCGCGCGGGAAACGACGATTATCACACCGTCTATTATGCGCAGGGGTACGGCTTCGCCGGTGGCTGCGGACTGCTGCTCGATGTGACGGGCGACGACAGCTACATCGCCGATGATACGGATCTGACGCATGTGGGCGATGAGACACCGAAGCACAACGAGAGCGACGCGCAGGGATATGGCGCGGGAAGGCGTGGAGATCATACCGACGGACACAATATGTCGGGTGGACTCGGCATCCTCGACGATCTCGACGGCAACGACACATACTCCGCCGGGGTGTTCGCGCAGGGTTCGGGCTACTGGTTCGGTTATGGTATACTCAACGACGAGCGTGGCGACGACAGCTATCGGGGCGTGTTTTTCAATCTCGGCGCAGCGGCGCATTTTGCCATCGGCGTGCTCTTTGACAATGAAGGAAATGATCGGTCGGATCTCGTGATGACACTGGGCTTCGGTACCGCGCATGACGGTTCGGCGGCGTTTTATGTCGACGGCAACGGTGATGACGAGTACACGATGTCCAACGGCGACGACCGCGCCGTCAGCCTGGGCAGTTCACTGAATAATTCCTTCTCGCTGTTCGCGAACATCCGCGGCAACGACCGCTACGCGCCCGTCGGCAATACCATGGGATATGCCATGGCACGTCGTCCGGGTGAGCAGGCGCAGTACGGTCCCACTACCGGACTCTTTTTCGACATCGGCGGAGACGACGAGTATCTCGCGGGTCCGGGCAAGGAAGACAGCCGCTGGGTGAAGCACAATGACCGCGGACTCGGTCTCTACGGCTTCGGTGTGGATATCGATGCCGGGCTCATCCGCTTCGAGCGGGAATAAATCTCGTTATGCGGGTACCACCGCGATGCTGCCGCGGCGCTGCCGCGTGCAGGTTTTCCCGGCGTGCCGGATTTTCGTAAACTTGAAGATTGCAATTGTTGAATACTTATAGTGTGGCGGACCGCAGGACATGGCAAAGAATCAGCAGAATACCCTGGAAAAAATCGTTTCCCTCGCCAAGCGGCGCGGCTTCATCTTTCAGTCGTCAGAGATTTATGGCGGACTGAATGGCTGCTGGGACTACGGTCCACTCGGCGTCGAACTGCTCCGCAACGTGAAGGATGCATGGTGGAAGTTCATGACGTACCGCGATGACGTGGTGGGACTGGACGCGTCCATTCTCATGCACCCGCGCGTGTGGGAAGCTTCGGGACATGTCGAGAACTTCACCGATCCGATGGTCGACTGCAAGCAGTGCAAGAGCCGCTACCGCCTCGACGTGCTGTATGAGGGATACAATGAAAAGCGCCGCAAGAAGATCGCGGACGCATACGCCGAGCTGCTCGCCGCGAAGGGTGAGGATGCCGAGGCGTTCAAATCCACTCCGCGCGAAGAGCAGATGCAGGTCTCGGGCGACGCCCTGGTTGACGATGCGGCTGTGTTCGAGCACATGAACGAGAAGCAGCTGCTGGTCTGCGCCAGCTGCGGCGGCACGGGCACCTTCACGCTGCCCCGTAAATTCAACCTCATGTTCAAGACTTTCGTGGGTCCGGTCGAAGACAGCAACAACGTCGTCTTCATCCGTCCCGAAACAGCCCAGGGCATTTTCGTGAACTTCCCGAACGTTTCACAGTCCGTGCGCCAGAAACTCCCCTTCGGCATCGCGCAGATCGGCAAAGCCTTCCGCAACGAGATCAACACCAAGAACTTCCTCTTCCGCACCCGCGAGTTCGAGCAGATGGAAATGCAGTTCTTCGTCAAGCCGGGTGCCGACGACCAGTGGTTCGATACCTGGCGCGACCTGCGCATGCAGTGGTACATGGATCTCGGGATGTCGCCTGACAAGCTGCGCCTGAAGCCGCATGCAGACGACAAGCTAGCGCATTACGCCAAGGCCGCGGTGGACGTGGAGTACGCCTTCCCCTTCGGCTGGGGTGAAATCGAAGGGATTCACAACCGCACCAACTATGACCTCAGTCGTCACCAGGAGTATTCCGGCAAGAGCATGGAATACTACGACCAGGAAGCCGACGAGAAATACGTGCCGTTCGTGATTGAAACCTCGGCAGGCGCCAGCCGCTCGCTGATGGCTTTCCTCGTCGACGCCTACCAGGAAGAAGAACTCGAGAAGGAAACACGCACCGTGTTGCGTTTCCATCCCCGCCTCGCACCGTTCAAGGCCGCCGTGCTGCCGCTGGTCAACCGCGACGGCATGGATGAAATCGGCACGAAGCTCTACCACGACCTGCAGAAGCAGTTCAAGGTGTTCTACGATGACAGCGGTTCGGTGGGACGACGCTATCGCCGCCAGGACGAAATCGGTACGCCGTACTGCATCACTGTCGATTCCCAGACGCTGGAGGACCAGACGGTCACCGTACGCGACCGCGACTCAATGGAGCAGGAACGCGTAGCGATGGATGGCCTGCAGGCATACCTCGCCGCCAAGCTCGCCGAATGAACGCACATTGAAGATTGGTGATTGTATGCAAGAAGGGTCCCTCTCAGGGACCCTTCTTCAATGTAATTATGCATAAACTGCATATTTTCTCGCGCAGGAATATGCAGTTTCTGCATATTTCAACTTATTCCATCTTCGCTTCACGCTCTAATCGTGCGCGCAATGTATCCGCGGTTTCGCGTGCGAGCGAGGCGAGCTCGGGGTGCTCGTTTACATAGGCTTCTGCTTTTTCGAGCCGCCGTTCGGCGAGGATGCGCGAGAGTTTCACGCCATAATCCATCTTGTCGTTCATGAACATCTGCAGTTCCGCTTCCGGCGGCAGCTGATCCGCCTGGAAATCGTCGGATTCGGGAGCAGGGCGGAGAAAAATAACAGCACCGAGAATGAGGACGGAAGCGACGCTGACTATGAGAAAGAGATTTTTGGATATACGCATGACTGAAACTCGCACCGTGTTCTGAATTCTTCTTAAACTACGGAAAAACCATCGAATGGCGGAACACGAGGCATACAGAGCAGAGACAGATGGGCAGGCCGTGCTCGAGGCGCGGGACCTGGAAGTCGCCTATGGCGACAAAGTACTGTTCTCCAGGCTGCATTTGAAGCTTCAGGTTGGAGAACTCCTTCTGCTCACGGGTCCGTCCGGTGGAGGCAAAAGCTCACTGCTGCGCGTACTCGCCCGTCTGCAGTCCCCTGCCAGCGGCACGCTCCTTCTGCACGGCAAGGCTGCGACACAGCTCGCGGCCCCGGCCTACCGCCGACGGGTGGCGTATCTGCAGCAGCAGCCGGTCATGGCGGAGGCAACGGTGCGTGAAAATCTGACGCTTTCGTTCCGATATGGCGAAGGGGATGAGATAGGAGATGATGAACTGCACGCACAGATGGCAAGGCTCGGACTCGGTGACATCAACCTCATGCAGGACGCTGCGGAGCTGTCGGTCGGACAGCAGCAGCGCGTCGCCTTGTTGCGCCTGCTGCTGATGCGTCCCTCCGTACTGCTTCTCGACGAACCCACCGCGTCGCTCGACGCAGAGTCGGCTCACGCGCTGATCGCCCTCATCTGCCGGCTGCACGAGACGCAGCAGCTGAGCACCGTGTTCGTTTCGCATACCCTGCCTGACCTTCCTTCCGATCTGCGCAGCCATCACCTTTCGCTGCGCGATGGCAGACTGGAGGAAACAGCATGACCGGTGCCATGGATATCGGACTGCTGCGGCTCAGCCTGGTCCTTCTCTTCGTCCTTCTCGCGGGCATAGCTTCGATGAAACTCCGCCTCGGCGTGGAGCGCGACCTGCTCTGGGGCACGCTGCGCACCATCGCCCAGCTGGTGCTCATGGGTTTCGTGCTCACGTGGATTTTCCGGATCCGCGAGTGGTACCTCGTCCTCGCCGTCTACACGGCCATGATTTTCTTTGCCGCGCGCATCATACGCGGCCGGGTGAAGAGCGGCAATGTGCGCTTCTTCCTTCCCGTGTTTGTCAGCATGCTTCTCAGCTACATGCTCGTTTCCATTTTCGTCGTCGGTGGCGTGGTCGGTGCCGATCCGTGGTATCGTCCCGAATATTTTCTTCCACTCGGCGGCATGGTGATCGGCAATTCCATGAATGCCATTGCCATATCACTCGACAGACTGTTCACCGACCTGCGTCGCAGGAGGAGTGAAGTGGAATTGCGTCTGATCTGCGGTGCAACCGCACGGGAGGCATCGGCCGATATCATGCGTGAGGCCGTGCGCGCAGGTATGATACCGAGCATCAATGCGATGATGGGGGTGGGACTCGTGTTCATTCCCGGTATGATGACGGGACAGATACTCGCCGGCAGCGATCCGATGATTGCCGTCAAATACCAGATCATGGTCATGCTTATGCTGGTGGCGTCAACGTCCCTGGGAAGCTGGCTGGTCGTGGCTGTCGTTCGCTCCCGTTGTTTCAACCGGGAACATCAGCTCGTGCTGCAGAAGAAATCCGTCTCCTGATTTCTTTCTGTTTTGTTTTCCATTTCGTTTTTTTTGTTAGTTTTTACTGAACAATCCGCCTGAATTGTCACCGGCATAGCCATGCAGAAACCTCTGATTTACATCGTCGATGATGACCACTCCCTGCGTCGTCTGCTCGAATTCACCATGCAGTCATGGGGATACGACACCCGTTCGTTTTCTTCCGGGGAAGCGCTGATCAAGAATCTCGACGAGAACCCGAACGTCGTGCTTCTCGATCACATGATGCCCGGGTTGTCAGGACTCGAAGCGCTCAAGGCCGTCAAGGAAAAAACACCGGATCTGCCGGTCATCATGCTATCCGCCCAGGGTAAGATTGACGTGGCTGTGGAGATCATGCGTGCCGGGGCGGCGGACTACTTCACCAAGCCGGTGGATCTCAAGCGGCTACAGTTTGCCATCAACAATGCCATCAGTCTCCACGACCTGCGCGACCGCGTCAAGCAGCTGCAGGATACGCTCGAGACCTCCGTCCGTTTCGAAAACATCATTTCGAATTCCGGGGCGATGCAGAATGTACTCAAGCTGGTGGACAAGGCGCGCAACAGCGAGATCAATGTGCTGATCGAGGGTGAGAGTGGAACGGGAAAAGAGCTCATTGCCCGCGCCATCCACTTCAATGGCAACCGCAAAGACAGACCTTTTGTCGTCATAAACTGCGCGGCCATCCCACGCGAGCTACTGGAGAGCGAACTGTTCGGACATGAGCGCGGCGCCTTCACCGGAGCGGTGGAACGAAAGATCGGCAAGTTCGAAGCGGCGCACACGGGCACGATTTTCCTCGACGAAATCGGCGAACTCGACATGAGTCTGCAGGCCAAGCTGCTGCGCGTCATCCAGACCAAGCAGTTCGAGCGCGTCGGAGGCATCGAAACACTCTCGAGTGACGCCCGCGTGATCAGCGCTACGAACCGGGATCTGCTTTCCATGGCGGAACAGCGGGAGTTCCGCGAGGATTTATACTACCGCCTCTCGACTTTCCCCATCAAGCTGCCGCCGCTGCGTGAGCGTCCCTCGGAAATCCCCCTGCTGGCTGAGCATTTTCTGGGGGTGTTCGCCGAGCGCGAAAAACGTCCTGGCATGGAACTCCATGCAGATGCAATGTCTCTCCTCCAGCGCTACACCTGGCCCGGGAACGTGCGTGAGTTGCAAAGCATCATCGAGCGCTCCGTCCTTCTTGCCGAAGGAGAGGTTATTCGTCCCCAGGACCTTCCACAGGCACTCCGCTTCATCGGAGCGGAGGAAAAGGGCGCGATTTCCGCGCAGGTCTTTTCTTCACGTGATGACGTCCTCCCGCTCGAGAAGATCAAGGAAATGGCGGTGCGTCGTGCGCTGGAATTGTATGAGGGGAATATCACCGAAACCGCGAAGGCGCTGGAAATCGGCCGCACCACCCTGTACGACCTGATCAGGAAATTTGATATCACAATCTGAGCCTCGGGAAGGTTACTCTTCCGCATCCTCTGGAGCACCTTCCGCGGCGGGAATGAGTACCGTGGCTGCGGTGTATTTTCCCGATTCGCTGTCGATACGAAGGATGCCCCCGTGCAGGTCCACGATGGAATGCACGATGGCCAGTCCGAGTCCCACCCCGCGCTGCTCATGCTGCAGGCGATCGAACTGCTGGTAGGCGCCGATGGACTGCACCTGCTGCTGCGACATTCCCCGCCCCCTGTCCATCACCGTCAGCTCATAGTACCCGTCGATACGCTGCCCGGTAATTTCAATGCGTGAGCCGTCGAGACTGAATTTGCAGGCATTGTCGGTCAGCTCCTCGACGACCTTCTCGAAATTCTGCACGCCCATCTGAATTTCCGTCGCTTCGGCACGGATGATAATATCCTTCCCGCGCTGTGCCCTGCCCGCGACCTGGTTCACCATGTCCTTGAGTGCGTTGTCAGGGAAACCAAAATGTTCGCTGAGCAAATGCGCCTTTTTTTCATCGTCATAGCGGATGCTTTCCAGCTCGGCATAGCGCAGGTAATTGTGCACGAGACGCAGCAAACGTTCTCCCGCATCGTGAATACTGCCGAGCATTTCCTGCGCTTCTTCCTTCTGAATATCCTCGAGGTGTTCGCGCAGTAAATGGGAGAGCCCGAGAATGGAATTCAGGGGTGTGAGGAATTCATGGGGGAGGGAAAGACTGATGGAATCCCGCATCTGGTCCATCACACCACGCAGCGAACTCTCCACAGATTGCCGCTTGTCCAGCCGCACTTCCACAGCATTGAGCAGTTCCTCTTTCGTAAACGGCTTGGTCAAATAGTCGTCAGCACCGGACAGCATTCCCTTGCGCAGATCCGTTTTGTCCGACAGCGCGGAAAGAAAAATGAATGGGATGAGGGAAATCTGCGGATCCTTGCGCACGTATTCCAGCACGCCGAAACCACCGAGATTCGGCATCATGATGTCACAGAGTACCAGATCCGGCTGCTGATCACGGATGAGCTCAATCCCCAGCATGCCATTTTCCGCGGAAACCACCTGGTGTCCGGCCTCGGAAAGTCGCTCGATGATGGTCTCCCGCACGATCGCTTCATCTTCGATAACCGCAATCTTTGCCATGCATCCTCCATTACTCAGTGACGCAACAATGTATCAATCTCCCCCAAACAGTACAACATGAGCACACCCATCCCCACATTTCTCCTTGCACATTAATGAGCATATGCCTATAATTGAATCATGAACAAGCGCCGAGGAAGACCACATCGTTGCCGCCATATCGGACTGGAAGCAGAGTTCCGTCATTTTCGTCCCGCGGATGCAGAGACGGGAGAGGCGGAGCAGCTCGTCCTGTCACTCGATGAGCTTGAAGCCCTGCGGCTCGCGGATTATGAAGGGTTGTATCACTGCGATGCGGCCCGGCACATGCAGGTGAGCAGGCAGACGTTTGGCCGCATACTCGCATCCGCTCATCGCACGGTCGCGGCGGCGCTGCTCGGTGGCAAGGAAATCCTCGTACAAGGAGGCAGTGTCATGCAGACATCACAGAACATGGGCCACGACGGGAATTGCATTTGCGTTTCCTGCGGCCACAAAAAAGCACATGAGGCCGGGCACCCCTGCAGGGAAGAACGTTGTCCTTCCTGCGGCAAGGCAATGCTGCGCGAGGGGTCGGCCCATCACAAGGCATTTCTCGAAAAACAACAAGGAAAACAAAAATGAACATCGCCATCGCATCAGACGACGGCACGTATGTGTCTCAGCATTTCGGCAGGACACGAGGTTTCGTCATTTTCACGCAGGACGACAGCGGAGAAAAACAGCGCTACGTGCGCAACGATTTCACACAGCACGCCCGCGGCGAACATCAACACCATGAAGGCGCACATCAACACCATGAAGGCGCACATCAGCAGCACGACCATCATCAGCATGGGGGACATCAGCACAGCCATGAAGGCATACTCGCTGCGCTCGAGGGCTGCGATATCGTCGTTGCAGGTGGAATGGGGAGACGTCTCCGTGAGGATTTGCATCACGCAGGTATTGAAGCCATCGTGACGGATCAGCAGACGGTGGAGGGTGTGATAGAGGAAGCGCGCGGCGGCATGCTGGTGCATCAGGCCGACAGGCACTGCGCACATTAGATGTAAGCGCAGACACGGGCAATCGCAGCGAGCCTTGATGATTGCGATCACCTTTGTGAATTACAGCGAGCCGGCTGAACCCAGATACGTTTCGCGAAGTGCGGGGATCGTTTCGGTGAACACGCGGCGGGCCTGTTCCAGATGCGCAGGCACTTCAGCAAGCGTATCCTGATCCGCCGCCAGTTCGATGCGATACCAGGCATGGGCAAGTCCCTGTGCACCGAGATTCAGCGCTGAACCTTTGAGCGTATGCGCCGCGCGTCTGACGACCGCGGCGTCGCCTTTTTCCAGTGCCGCGGCGATTTCATCGAGCAGATCGCCACTCTGGGATTCGAGAATATCAATCAGTTCTTTCAGCAGTTCCTCGCCGTCAGATTGCACGAGCATCTGCAGTGACTCCACGGTGTTTTCATCGAGCAGCGGCACATCCTCGTATTCCTCCTCTGCCTGCGCTGCGGCAGCAACAGAATTTTCAGCTGCCTGGGGAGCGGCGGCGGCATCAGGTACATCGTGTTTCACGTCCTGCGCCGCATTCCCCGTGCCGGATTCGTGCAATTCCCTTCGCCGCTGCACTTCGTCCTGCCAGTGCTCGATTGTTTTCTGAATCATATCGATGCGGATGGGTTTGCTGATGTAATCCTGCATCCCTGCGTCGAGGCAGCGCTGCCTGTCCCCATCGAGCGCATTCGCCGTCACCGCCACGATCACCGGCTGACGCTCGGAACCAAAGTGCTCTACGATACGCCGGGTCGCTTCGAGGCCGTCCATTTCCGGCATCTGAACGTCCATAAACACCATGTCGTACCGCTGCCGCTGCAACGCGTCGAGCACTTCGATGCCATTGGCTGCAACGTCGACCCTATAGCCCATCTGCGTAAACAGACGCACGACGAGCTTCTGATTCACCACGTTGTCTTCAGCTATGAGCACGTGCAGCGGGATACGGTCGGCAAGTTTTGTATCGAGCCGACGTTGCTTCTCGGGTGCCTGCTCTTTGCTGGCGCTGCGCAGCATGGTGGTGGCAAGTACATTGCGCAGCTGGGATTCCTTGACGGGTTTGGTGAGAACGGACTGAAACACCTCGGCACCGGCGATACGTTCATCATGCTTGCTCAGTGAACTGAGCAGGATGAGAGGAAATGGCGCGTGTCCCGTCTGCTTGCGAATGGCATGCGCGAGTTGATGTCCGTCCATTTCCGGCATGAGCATGTCGATGATCGCCACATCGAAACGCATGCCGGATTCGAGAACGCGCAGCGCTTCGGCGCCCGATGGGAGACAGAGGCAGTCCATTCCCCAGCTGACACATTGCAGATTGAGAATGCGCCGGTTGGTCTGATTGTCGTCAACCACGAGGATGCGTTTTCCCTGGAGGGCGTTGCCGTCATGTGCTTCATCCTTCTCGCTTTCGACAGCGGAAAACCCGAGCTGAAGGGTGAAGAAAAAGGAACTGCCCTTTCCTTCTTCACTTTCCACCCAGACTTCGCCACCCATCATACTGACCAGTCGTGCGGTGATGGCGAGACCGAGTCCCGTACCACCGTACTTGCGCGTGGTTGAGGAATCGATCTGCGTGAACGAGCGGAAGAGGAGTTCGCGTTTGGCTTCAGGGATACCGATACCGGTGTCGCGCACCTCGAACTGCAGCATACAGTTGTCTTCCTCCCTCCCTTTCAGCGAAACCTCGACGAACACTTCGCCTTTGTCCGTGAATTTGATGGCGTTGCCAACGAGGTTGACCAGCACCTGCCGCAGACGCGTGACATCACCAATGACATGCGCGGGCACATCCTTGTTTATCAGGTACAGCATTTCGAGCTGTTTGTTTTCCGTATTGGGAAGCAGCAGATCAAACACTTCCTCGATGCACGGCCGCAGTTCAAAGGGATGGGTTTCGATATTCATGCGACCGGATTCGATTTTCGAGAAATCGAGAATGTCGTTGATGATGGTCAGCAGACTTTCACCACTGCTGCGAATTGTTTCGACATACTCGGTCTGATCTTCAGAAAGCGCGGTTTCCATCAGCAGTCCGGTCATGCCGATGACACCGTTCATTGGCGTACGGATCTCGTGACTCATTGAAGCCAGGAATTCGCTTTTCGCGTGATCGGCCGCTTCGGCCTGTTCTTTTGCGGTGAGCAATTCCGCGGCGGTGCGTTGACGTTCCTCCTCGACCTGTTCCTCGTCGAGAAAATGTCCGATACTGCGTGCGAGCAATTCTATGGCTTCGCTGTCGCTCGGACGAAAGGCATTCTGTCGCGGGTGCGGAGAGGAAAAACACAGGGTGCCGTACACCTCGCCGCGCACATGAATGGGTGTGCCGAGGTACGATTGCACCTGCAGTGTACCGCAGAGCATGACATCGGGATACTCGTCATCCTCCGTCGTGTCGTTTACGGCAATCGTCTGATGCTTGTCCGCAACCACCGAGCAGTAGGAACATGCGAGATCAAAATACTGACCGGGCTGCATCTCCTCAGACGGTGAACGAACGGCGTGAATTTCGTAGCCGCTGCCGGCGAGACGCGTGATCAATCCGTTTTCCATGCCGAGCATTTCGGAACCCGTGCGAAGATAGTCCTCGAACAGATCTTCGAAACGGCTGTACTGTGAAGTATTGAGGCGGTGAATCTGCTTGAGCTGTTCACTGAACAGCAGCAGCTGCTGCTCCGCCGTCTTGCGGTCTTCGATGTCGTGGGAAATGGCAATCATGCCTACTTCCTCTCCCTTATCCATCAGCATGGCTGTGGTCAGGTACACCCAGAATTCCGTCCCGTTGCTGGTGATGTTGATCAGGTCTCCCTTCCATCCACCGCTGCGCGTCTGACGGAACAGCTCCGTCCCGAGGTTGGATGGATTGTGCGGCGAAAGAAACACCTCTGCCTGCTGACCGATGAGCTCGTCTTCTTCATAACCGAAGCGACGCAGCACGGCGTTGTTGACGTAAGTGATGCGGCCCTTCTTGTCGGTGATGACAATGAATTCGTTGATGGACTCGATAACATGCGCGAGCCGGGCAATCTGCGCACTGATGCGTTTGCGCTCGGAAATGTCGCGCGTGGTGACGACGATGCCCTGTATCGACGGCACGTGCATGTAATTTTTCGCGATGGCCTCGAGGGAGAGCCAGCGACCGTTGACATGCATGTGACGGAATTCCACTTTCTCTTCGTGTTCCGGATGGGCGAGTACGCGCTTGGAGACATCCTTCACCATCTGTACGTCATCCGGATGGAGGAATTCGAAAATGGATTTCCCGATACGCTGCCGGTTGCTGTAACCGCTCATGCGCTCCGCGGCTATGGTTTCGTAGACAATCTCCCCGCTGCTGTTGAGCACGGTGATGACATCGCTGAGATTCTGTACCAGCGATCGGAAACGCTGTTCACTGGCCTCGAGTGCCAGACGCGCCTGTTCGTGGGCAACCATACCGCCCAGAGTCCCGGCCATCACGAGGAGAATGGATTCCTCATGCTCGGTCCATTGCCGCGGTGTACGGCAGTCATCGAAACCGATGAAGCCCCAGAATGTGTCGTGTGAGAAAATGGGGACACAGAGCAGCGCACGAATGTCCTGCGCCTCGAGAATGTCCCTCTCGCCCCTCGGAAAATCGCGCACAAGTCCGTTCACCGTTTTCCCTTTTGAAAGCAGCGAATTCCAGCGAGTGAACTCCGGCTCGTACGGGAGATTCTGCAGTTCGGGATTATCGATCTGCGTGCTCACCGTGCCACGCGTCCATTCGAAGCGCTGACTCATGCAGAGCCGGCCGCTTTCCGCGTCGATCGTGTTCTGGAAAATATAGACGCGGTCGACATTGCTCGCTTCCCCGAGTGTGAGGAGGGACTGCTGAATTCCCTCCTGCACGGTGGACGCTGTGACCAGCTGTCTGCTGGCGAGCGTAACACCGCGCAGCAGTCTGTCCCGCTGTTCGAGTGCTTCCATCGTGCGTGTACGTTCAGAAATGTCGCGAAGGAACAGCATGACCTTGTCGTCAATGACAGGGAGGTATGTCCCTTCAAACGTGATCTGCTGATCCCCCTGTTCGAACAGAAATTCCCGTGTCACGATCTCGAGTGTCGCCCGGGTACTTGCAATGTGTTCCTGCACATCACCGGCTGCGATTTCAAAAGGCAGATCGCTGAGCAGTTTTCCAGCGCACTCCACCCCGGCCAGCAACGTATGCAGCTTACTGCCCGAGATTTCAAGAATGCGTCCATCGCTCTCGAGACGGAAAAACAGGTCGGGAAAGGTCTTGATGATACTGCTGAGCTCGGCGTTTCCATGTGTCAGCTGGCGCGAGGTCGACTGTATCGTAGCGCGCAGCTCCTCGGCCTCCTGCTGATATGCCCCGTAGGTCTGCGCAATCAGCGTGAGAAAGGCCTGCCATTGCTCATCCGACGGCGGCGCGGCGCCGAAAACGGACTGCAGTTGGCTATCAAGTAACGAGGGTAATTCTTTCATACGACGACGGAGGCGATGCGTCCACGAGAGAAGGGTATGCTTTCTCAATATACGAAGCAGAACACCAATGTACAGGTCCCGCCTGCGATTCCGCTCCTTTCCCCGGGAATGGAATTTTGGTTTTGCTTCCCGTGTTGTTCATACTACAAGGGTTCAATCACATGTTTCATCAGACCACGAAACCTTATGTCACCTGGCAG is a window of bacterium DNA encoding:
- a CDS encoding DUF134 domain-containing protein; the encoded protein is MNKRRGRPHRCRHIGLEAEFRHFRPADAETGEAEQLVLSLDELEALRLADYEGLYHCDAARHMQVSRQTFGRILASAHRTVAAALLGGKEILVQGGSVMQTSQNMGHDGNCICVSCGHKKAHEAGHPCREERCPSCGKAMLREGSAHHKAFLEKQQGKQK
- a CDS encoding hybrid sensor histidine kinase/response regulator, producing the protein MAKIAVIEDEAIVRETIIERLSEAGHQVVSAENGMLGIELIRDQQPDLVLCDIMMPNLGGFGVLEYVRKDPQISLIPFIFLSALSDKTDLRKGMLSGADDYLTKPFTKEELLNAVEVRLDKRQSVESSLRGVMDQMRDSISLSLPHEFLTPLNSILGLSHLLREHLEDIQKEEAQEMLGSIHDAGERLLRLVHNYLRYAELESIRYDDEKKAHLLSEHFGFPDNALKDMVNQVAGRAQRGKDIIIRAEATEIQMGVQNFEKVVEELTDNACKFSLDGSRIEITGQRIDGYYELTVMDRGRGMSQQQVQSIGAYQQFDRLQHEQRGVGLGLAIVHSIVDLHGGILRIDSESGKYTAATVLIPAAEGAPEDAEE
- the fetB gene encoding iron export ABC transporter permease subunit FetB, with the translated sequence MTGAMDIGLLRLSLVLLFVLLAGIASMKLRLGVERDLLWGTLRTIAQLVLMGFVLTWIFRIREWYLVLAVYTAMIFFAARIIRGRVKSGNVRFFLPVFVSMLLSYMLVSIFVVGGVVGADPWYRPEYFLPLGGMVIGNSMNAIAISLDRLFTDLRRRRSEVELRLICGATAREASADIMREAVRAGMIPSINAMMGVGLVFIPGMMTGQILAGSDPMIAVKYQIMVMLMLVASTSLGSWLVVAVVRSRCFNREHQLVLQKKSVS
- a CDS encoding ATP-binding cassette domain-containing protein, with amino-acid sequence MAEHEAYRAETDGQAVLEARDLEVAYGDKVLFSRLHLKLQVGELLLLTGPSGGGKSSLLRVLARLQSPASGTLLLHGKAATQLAAPAYRRRVAYLQQQPVMAEATVRENLTLSFRYGEGDEIGDDELHAQMARLGLGDINLMQDAAELSVGQQQRVALLRLLLMRPSVLLLDEPTASLDAESAHALIALICRLHETQQLSTVFVSHTLPDLPSDLRSHHLSLRDGRLEETA
- a CDS encoding glycine--tRNA ligase, whose translation is MAKNQQNTLEKIVSLAKRRGFIFQSSEIYGGLNGCWDYGPLGVELLRNVKDAWWKFMTYRDDVVGLDASILMHPRVWEASGHVENFTDPMVDCKQCKSRYRLDVLYEGYNEKRRKKIADAYAELLAAKGEDAEAFKSTPREEQMQVSGDALVDDAAVFEHMNEKQLLVCASCGGTGTFTLPRKFNLMFKTFVGPVEDSNNVVFIRPETAQGIFVNFPNVSQSVRQKLPFGIAQIGKAFRNEINTKNFLFRTREFEQMEMQFFVKPGADDQWFDTWRDLRMQWYMDLGMSPDKLRLKPHADDKLAHYAKAAVDVEYAFPFGWGEIEGIHNRTNYDLSRHQEYSGKSMEYYDQEADEKYVPFVIETSAGASRSLMAFLVDAYQEEELEKETRTVLRFHPRLAPFKAAVLPLVNRDGMDEIGTKLYHDLQKQFKVFYDDSGSVGRRYRRQDEIGTPYCITVDSQTLEDQTVTVRDRDSMEQERVAMDGLQAYLAAKLAE
- a CDS encoding iron-molybdenum cofactor biosynthesis protein; the protein is MNIAIASDDGTYVSQHFGRTRGFVIFTQDDSGEKQRYVRNDFTQHARGEHQHHEGAHQHHEGAHQQHDHHQHGGHQHSHEGILAALEGCDIVVAGGMGRRLREDLHHAGIEAIVTDQQTVEGVIEEARGGMLVHQADRHCAH
- a CDS encoding sigma-54 dependent transcriptional regulator codes for the protein MQKPLIYIVDDDHSLRRLLEFTMQSWGYDTRSFSSGEALIKNLDENPNVVLLDHMMPGLSGLEALKAVKEKTPDLPVIMLSAQGKIDVAVEIMRAGAADYFTKPVDLKRLQFAINNAISLHDLRDRVKQLQDTLETSVRFENIISNSGAMQNVLKLVDKARNSEINVLIEGESGTGKELIARAIHFNGNRKDRPFVVINCAAIPRELLESELFGHERGAFTGAVERKIGKFEAAHTGTIFLDEIGELDMSLQAKLLRVIQTKQFERVGGIETLSSDARVISATNRDLLSMAEQREFREDLYYRLSTFPIKLPPLRERPSEIPLLAEHFLGVFAEREKRPGMELHADAMSLLQRYTWPGNVRELQSIIERSVLLAEGEVIRPQDLPQALRFIGAEEKGAISAQVFSSRDDVLPLEKIKEMAVRRALELYEGNITETAKALEIGRTTLYDLIRKFDITI